A region of the Vidua chalybeata isolate OUT-0048 chromosome 7, bVidCha1 merged haplotype, whole genome shotgun sequence genome:
CCAGCTTGGCTTCCCACAGCCAGAGAGGGCTGATGTCCTCttgatttgcttttatttacatgAAGTTAATGGCACCATCCGAGACTGACCTGATTCTGTGACAAGTTCAGCATTTCAGCAGTCAGTTGCATCCATATGATTTAACAACACATCACCCAAAAAGCGACCCTTGCCATAGCAATTTGGGGTGGAGCATCGTGTGGAAGAGCCTGGCAGACTCTGGGTAGCTTggggagggcaggcagaggtGGACTGTCCCCTCCAGGCAGCACCAATCAGCATAAATCAAATGTGGCTTTGCTGAAGGTGATGGAATGGCACCAGTGTCAATCGGGTTGTGCGTGAGGAGAAACATCTTCATCAGTGGTGATAAATGTATTGACTCATTGATTCAAGAGCCCAAAATTAGGGTTTCAGCTCCCAAAAGGAACAttatatttctgattttgaCTCCAGCCCAAGCCCCAGTCCTTACATAACATAACCTGCTGCAGGGTTTATTTGCTGCAGTTTTTCCAAGCTCGGAGTCATCATCGAATTCCAACAGCTTGTTCCTCAAAGCCCTGCTTTGTGTGATCATCACATTCGTGTGATGATTCCTTGACAGCAGCAGGGATAGGTGGGAGAGACcccacagcaggcagagcttgCCAGCCTGCagaccccagcccagctggcaaATCCTGTAGGAATTCCAAGGtggtgctggtggagctgggctgtgggaagCTCAGCAGATATTTCTGTTTGTCCTGGCATTGCTGTTTTGAGTGTGGAGCACCAGTGATGGGTGTTTGCACCTCAGAGGACTTCAGCTTTATCTTCCTGTCTCAGCTGGAGGCACCACGTGAAGGAAAAGCCCTGACCCAGGATAATTCTTCCTGCTATGCCATTACGATGCTTTTGGTACCAATGGCTTCTCCAGCTTTGCTGTCCATCCAAACAGGCACTGCTTGAACCTGAAAGATccccaaaaatcacctttcTGTGGATGTGCTTTCCTGCTGCTACTGCACAGGTATCCAGCTTGCTTCTAAAGCTGTTATCCCTGATTTCTAGGctggagcaaaaggaaaagaaagagatttcTGCTTGCAGCCAGGTGCCTGCagcaaatatttgtttcagGATGTGGCATTATTATCCCATGCCCAGCACAAAGTTCTGCTGCAGGGTAGAGAAAAGCAGGGCAGAGATTAAAATCTTTGAAATGAGGCATCTCTGGAGACAGGGATTCTGGATGCCCAGAATTAGCTTGGGGTAAAGGACTTTTTAGTCCTGATGGGAGATGATTCCCCCACGAGCCATGACAACCCTGGAGAGGCATTTTTGTACCTGATGATTGTGGGGTGTGACCTGAGGGGTCTGGCTGAGGGCAGCTTGGAGGgaggaatcccaaatccctgttgCCCTCAGTGGGACCTTGCAGAAATAAAGATCCTGTTGAAAATCCACGGAAAGCCCTACTGGGATTATTTGGGCACTCTTAGGGCCACTGAGGTGGGTATGGAGCTCTCAGGCCTGGCTAGGGTCCCACTGAGCCCTCATCTCACCAGGAAGGTGACAATGTCATAGCTGCTCCAGTGACACATTGATGACATGGAGGATCAGCATTTCCAGAGTAGAGAACTAGgtaaaagtagaaaaatgcattttcaggtgttttgttttatttgtttgcttgttttttaagattttcatcttttcatgtGCTGTTTCCTGTAAAAATTCATCCAATTGTCTTaagcaggagagaaagcagagtCAAAATTTGATATTGAATGTTTTATTCTAAATTGACTGAAATACATTGTTGCACCCAAGGTGAAATTCCCCTTTTCGTTTTGaccaaaaaactgaaaagctAAAAAGGTTCTTCACAGTTTCCTCCTCTTCACTTTCCCCAAAGCCAGAACCAGAGCAAAAGCTCAGTTCCTGACGTGCTTTTGCTTCGTAGAGATGAGAGATGTGAGATGAACTAATAggaattataaataataaatacactTTACGTTCTTTTCTGCTACAAAATGCCACAATAAAGGACATTAAGGTGAAATGGTTTCAGattgagggtggtgaggctctggcacagggtgcccagagaagctgtgactgcccctagatccctggaaatatccaagaccaggttggatggggctttaagtgccctgggacagtggaaggtgtccctgcccatggcagggggtgggaatgaatgagctttaaggttccttccaccCAAACctctctgggattctgtgaagaCATGAAAAATTTTGGGTATCTACAGGGCCATGTCTCACCTCCTGGACTTTGACAGTCTCTGAATCACTGGTGACTTTCACAACCATCACCCTGGATATATTAAGCTAAGCACCAGATTTTCACAGGTGTTgcttaggtttttttgtttgtttgtttgtttgtttttgtggttttttttgttttgttttgttttgttttgttttgttatgatCTTGTTTCTCACTTGctggaaatgggatttggaCATAATCCTCATCcagtggaagagaaaatgttgGGGCTGTGGTTGTGCTGGCACTGGTTTTCAATGTTTTGCTATTCTTAAGTGAATGCAGGTCTATCAGAGtgagaaagagaagcagaaggcCCCAAAGAGCGATGAATCAGCAGAGAAAGGGGCTGGGTGCTGGAAATGTGGTGGGGAAGTGCTCTGGGACAATGACTGAGATCCTTGGCGACTCGTTCTCTCTTGCAGTGCTGGGAATTGAGCAGCTGGTACCCAGCACTCCAGGTTTTGCTGCCTCTAAAGGCCTTTCCTTAATCCCACTTTACCCAGGACAGGCGGGCTGTCAGATCTGCacaggggagagaggaaaacacGGTCATTTCAACATTTAAATTAACCTTTAACAAGTCAACTATCCAGCCTCTCCAGAAGAGGAGGAACCTCATTCAATTGGATCTTTCCAAGTGGAGCTCTTCAGGATGGGAAGTGTGGCAAAAGGGGGATCCCAACGAGAAATATTTGTGTTGTTTAAAATCTGTTAAAAGCAGGGGAAGCTGGCCactaaaatacaattttttttgtagtcAAGAGAGTTATAATCAGTGGTGTATCAAGAGTCATTTTCCCAGTCATCCAGATAATGGAAATGAatgggaaaggaataaaaactcAATTAACTTTTCCTTTCAAGTAAAGCGattgcttttcctctgcaggCTCTGTCCCTTTAGCACTTCCCTGTAATATGAAAGAGGAATATTTCTATTCACTGACTTTCCTCTTTCCTTACTTGTGCTGTACTTTTTGAAGGCTCATTTTGAAGGGCCCTTCCCAAGATCCAAAGGAACATATACAGTAAAGGAAAGGGGATTAATTAACTTAAAATGCAAAGTACCAAGAACTTTGCCCCCcgcccctgctcctccctgctctaAGCAGCACAAAACCCATTGCTTTCTGAGATTGAGGCCCTGTGTTGGGCAGTTTGGGCAATTTCCCATCTTCACTATGCAGTGGCccaatgaaaaatatattctggAGGAAGAAAGGCCTAAATTCATTCCAGCTAAATCAGGGATTAAGTACAAGCCGAACAGAAAACTGAATAACAGCCCACcactttaaaatagaaataattatatAAGATTGTAAATTGAAAATAGACATTCACTTCCCCATATTTTGAAAATAGCTTGAAATTTGAACGCTCTGTCTTGTGTATCCTGGTTGGTGTGTTGAACTGTAACCTTCGAGAAACTCTGGGTTACTGGAAcatctgtattttaagaaatgaaaagctGTTTGTGTCCAAACCTAGGTGTTTTTCTCAGCCAAGTACAAGCTAAAGAAAGCTTCTAAAGAAAACGCAGAAAATCCCTACGGGCTCCATCAGAAAAGAACAATTTCgcacagaatttttaaaaatgtctaaaaataTATCCTGAGCGTaaaaaatctttcctgtttCTAAAAAGAACCTTAGCAAGTTGCTtttggtggggggaggggggggttgtttattcaattttttaaagaaaaaaattcctccttAAAAGAAATTCAGGGAAGAGGGAGAATTACGATTTTCTGCTGCGACTTGATTTAGATTCCCTCTTTTTGAAGgccatttctgtgctgtctcAGAGCTATTTGGGTGTGACAAGCAGCTGCCCAAAAGCAGCCCCcgggggctgctctgctccccccaAAAACACCGCCCGCCCTCGCTCACCGCTCGTGTTCCAGGCTGCCCGCTGGGGGCTGCGGCCGCCGCTCCTCAGGCACTGCTCCACGTAGGCCTTGGGGTGGCAGCCGGACAGGAGGATGTCCCCGAGCAGGGCGATGTAGGCGATGGCCAAGCGCAGCGTGTCGATCTTGGAGAGGCGCCTCTCGTAGGGGAAGGTGGGCACGCGGCCGCGCAGCTCCTCGAAGGCCGCGTTGATGCTGAGCATCCGCCTCCGCTCGCGGAGGTTGGcggcgcggcgctgccggggctgcccggggggCTCCGGTGGGACTGGGCGCTTGTCCAGCTCAGCATCCTCCGGCCCCGGCCAGGAGGGCTCTGCCAGGCACTCCAGGAGAAAGTTCTCCAGCTGTGCGTCAGGATCTGCCGGCTCCCAGAGGAGACATTCTGCAGTGGGGTCTCCCTCCTCGAAGCTGTAGCAAAGCTCCTCCATGCCCTGGCTCACCAGGCTCAAGGGATACTCACGACTTCAGATTAAACAGGTTTATCGAGAAAATGGGGTTCTAATTTCATTAACACCCCCCACCCCACTCCCCAGGGAGTTCTGGTTGTGTCCTTGGGGAAGATTATGGAAAGATCTTTCACGGTTGCAAATCCATGTGGGACTCGGGATTTAAATACTTCATGTCTTCTCATCAGGGAATACTTCATGGCTCCTCTTCGCCTCTCAAAACTAATTAGTACATGTGCCTCCCTTTTTATTAGCTGTCCACTACAAAACAATATGAATTAATTGAAGAGAGAATGAGATTTCTATTGACTTTCTCCTGAAAAATCCATTGAAGCAGTTATTGAGCCCTTCCACAGGTCCAGTCTCTCCACCTCCTGTTTAGAGGAGGTTCACAGAGGGATTATATTTGGTGAGGAGTGGTTGGAGGAAGCAACAAAATAGTCCTTTATCCTTTTGGTGAAGCATTAATAGCCCCACAAAATGGGGACAAACAAAATGCTATTATATTGCTGTCACAAACACATGGTCCTGTGTTTGACAGCACAAGACAGTGGCATCTTCTGCTCCTCTGGAGAGGGAAGCTGTGGGATGCACTCCTGTGCAAAACTGGGGCACAGTGGTACCTCATTAAGTGAGGCAACACCACCTCCTCTGGTCGCTGCGTTTCCCGTTTACACTTGAATCACACATTTGCTCTGGGGACATTCGATGCTCTGTCTCACACCAGGGCTGTAAAAAACACACAGGATGCATCCTGGAGTGGTGGAGCAGGTGGGCCACACCCCTGGAAGAGCTGGAaactgggagagcagcaggtaTCAGCATCGCAGGGATGGGGTGGAAGGTGTTAAGCACCACCAGAGCTTTAGGGCAGGTACATAATGTGTGTGCTTCgttctcttttatttccacAATGCTGATGCCAATGAATTCAGAAATAGTTCAAGGCATGTTTTTAAGGACTTGAGTGAATGGAAAGGAATCATGTTTAAAGTTAGAGCAAGCCTAAATGCTTTTCCTGAAACAGGTCATAAAGAACTTTTATAAAGGTACTTAATCACGTGCTTGACTTTGCGCACAGgctcccatcctgctgctgtgtggtgAAGTTTCAAGAGACACCTGTGAAGTTCGTGAGCCACAGGCAGATTCCTGACAGGACAAAGCTCAGCAGCTTCAGGTAAAGAGCCAGAGAGCAGAAAACGACCTGCGTTTATCATGGATCCCGAAGGATTCTCAGGTTCTCCATCTAACAGTCTCTTAGGGTGCAGTCCTGGCAGCTTTGCcctgggaaaagagggattGACTTTAGGATAAGGCACAGTCTGTTAAGGTCTCTTCTTAGCAACCTGGCATTTCCCCTTGTGGCAATTCTACCTGTCCCAGGAAGCTTAAGGCAGCAGAAAACAGGCTTTGGGAAAGGCTTTTGCAGAGAAGTTGTGAGAAGGTGACAGTTTAGGAAATATCAGTGCCACCTTTGTTCTCCTTGCTGTGCAAATTAAACAGGAAATCCATTAACTGTAAATCTGggtaagaaaggaaaatgcccCGAGTTAAGGCTGGACAATAGAGGACAAATGGCTGTTAAATAATTCGAGTTTGTCTTGCTTCCTCTGGTCAGCTCAGGGTATGAattttgtcctggttttgtaCAAAGACCATAATTTGCTCTGACACCAGCATGCCAAGGAACACAAAATTTTGGTGTAGTGAAAGTTCACAGAGACAGACACTGAATCCCAACAAGGaacagggaaggaggggatggATGCAGGAATGGCCAACAGTGAGGGGTGGCAAAGATAAGGCTTGAACTCGGAGTGGTCACTGTGGGATTCACTCTGCAATGGTTTCTTTGAAGTCACGaaatcattaaggctggaaacAGCCTTTAAgttcatcaagtccaactgtgGCCCCAGCTGTATTTCCCGGTGTCCTGTCTAAGCAGTGCTCCCAAAAGAAGCCACTCACTCCAGGTTCTCCTCCAGACACTTCTGCAGCTCCCCAGTCAATATGGAGCTGAGCATTGGTGGTGCTCACTTGGCACAAGCAGAAGACATTTGAAAATGCCAAACTGGGAAGAGAACAGCTTCTGGGAAGTGCTCtggaggaggcagctgtgcACTGGGAACAAGGGGCAGAGAGCAGGGGGCTCAGCAGATAACTCGGTGAGTTTCATGTGCTGGGTTCCCCTCTCTGAGCAGATGCTTCTCCAGTGCTCCAGTTCCCTCCCAGATCCATCACTGCTAGCAGTGTTGCCTGGGGATATGTCTGGCTCCACAGATGCCGAGCAGATGTTCCAGCAAGCCTCCTTTTAGCGTGTTCAAGGGGAATTTGGCTCTCTTGGAGAGACTCTGGACAAagcaggagggggaaggggaggggaagaaagagaaaataagagaagGTTTCCCCTTGGAAAGACAGCTATGAAAGAGGTCGGGTCTCTGGAGAGAAGACGAGGCTCCTATACCTCACAGGAGCAGCCCTCACCACAACTCCAAACCTGCTGCACTCCCGgggtttctgcagctctgctcatcAGAGAGGGAGGGAATGTGCAGATAATTGGGCTAATTTTTCACCTGTCTGGAAGTTGTTGGTTAAGGAATGTCCCAAAGGGATTAAGGGAGCGGGGCACCACCCTGAGCAGGGGTGCTGTCGCTTATGACGTGTTGTTATAATTtaaagagctgctctgctgctgttttctcccaAGGCCCTTCAGCTCCAGTGGGATCCAGAAATGACATTTGACTGGTGGTCATTTTTAATGAATAGGGTCTGATGAAAGCAAATTCTTGAGTCAGGAACTCTGCCCTGGATTTACGTCTGTGACAGGCAACGGAGCCAtcatggtttgggtttggattttccAAGTCTGGATATCCACATCTGCCTTTAAAAACTGTCCTATTTATGCTGGGAATGCCTTTCTCAGCCTCGTCCCCCTTCCTCTGCCATCTACACAAATCCACCCACAACCAACTCTGTGATTTCACAGATTTTTGGGTACACACCTGCtttcaggaaatatttccactgcagtttttcttcctttccagtaCCTTAGAAGCTGGAAGCTGTTACCCTGTACCTGGATCTCAAAGATAAATGGGTCACCTGAGGTTATTTTGGAAttagatttttctctctccttcttgTTCCATTTGCCTTATTTCGGACTCAGCTTGGGGAACCTTCCCACTGATAAAAGtgataattattattaatactttctgctctttttttttttttcctgtgaattcAGCTTGAATATGTTTCCATAGTCTTTAATTGCTTAATAAAGGGAGTCAGCCCTTGGCCTGGACAAAGAACAGATGGAGAAAGGACCAGATGCTTCACTTTCAAGTGAGATGACTCCAAAGCACAATTCCATCATCTCATAGCTGCTAATCCAATGTTACACTGTGCAGCTCATCCTCAGAACTGGGAATTGGGGCCCAGATGAGCAGGAAAGAGCAGATGAAAGATGCAAAAAAATTCTGGGGAAGGCTTTGTCCAGGTGGGACTGTGCAGCTCGTGGTGATGTGGTTCCCTCCACATGCGTGAGTGAAGGCACTGCCAAAATGCAGCTACAGAGGGATCTCCAGGGACTGGCTGGTGGAGCTGCCTGGAGTCCCAGCCAGAGGGTGGACACCAAGGTCCTGGAGCTCCTCTGGAGCCCCACCAGCCAGGCCTGGGACACCTGAATTGCTGGGCACATGGTTTGAGAACACTGGGGGCAGGAAAAGTGCAAGTATTATCATTTAGCAATGGAATGTGCTGCTTTTTAACCTGAAACGATTGTGGATGTGAGGACAATAATGAGAAGCAGAGCAAGGACTTCCAGGGCAAGAGCATTTCAAAGGGCTAATGGCTATTCCTGGGATGCTCCAGTAATTGTGAAGATTTGCAGGATGTTGATTTAAGTGAAGAAGGTAACAGGACCTTTATTATCCGCTGGGTAGAAACCTCAGATGTCAGAGATTGTGGAGGAAGACCGTGGTGAGTGGTTGTTAATATAactttgatttatttcaaatgcagaatAAATGAGTCAAGGTAGTCCCTGCTTTAAATGCCTTTGGTGTTTAAAAGTGAACACAGTCCCTTTAACCTTTTGCAGAGTTACAGAAAGTTAATCCCAGCCTCCAGGAGAAGGAAGGTATTTTCTCTCATAAAAACACTCACTGGAGGTTTCCCCTTCCTCCCAGAGCCTTTTACATGTCGGGGGTTGACctctgggctcctgctgccaagTGATTCCTTATCCAAGTCACTGCTCTGGGACTGCTTGTGCAAGGGAATGGTCATTTTAGGGAAATGCCAGCCTGTGCTTTGATCTCAAGGGGTGTGGAAGTGCTTGTGGAGCGCCTGAAGTAAAGTGGTGTTCCTTGTGGGATGGCCTTGAGAAAGCtgcttgcccagagaagttgtacctgcttcatccctggaaatgcccaaggccaggttgcaCGAGGCTTtaagcaacctgggatagtggaaggtgtccctgcccatggcagaggggtggaaCGAGATGAGGTTTCAgatcccttctaacccaaaccattccatgattctataatGCTTGAACCATCTGAAACATCCCCCCAGCAAGTTAAAATAATGCTGGGATTGCAGATAATTCCCATGAATAACCCTGTGTCCGTATTCAGTGAGAAATATCTCTAGAGAGAAGAAGGTTTGTCATTCATGTGACATCTAATGCTGCTCTTAGTGGTTTTATTTGGATATCTCTAAGTGGTGACTTTAGGTACCTCGCTCCCAGAAGGTTTGGGTTGCCTCTGTAGAAAACATGCTTTCTGCAAGATGTTTGTACAGTTTTTATTGAGGTGGGTtacccatccctggaggtacAAGAAATACTGAATATCTGTGGGCTACATCAttacttaatgaaaaaaaaaaaaaatacagagaaaaaaaaaaccacaacccacTGTCTCCCATACCTGTTCCAGGGCTTTTTTCCTTAGTCTTCCTGCTTTcccagaggaaggagctgatgaggagacacagctgggaacagccaAAAGGATGAGACAGAGGAGAGACCCATGCTTGCGCATCCTCAGCTTGCAGCCCTGCCAGAAATCTGGTGATCTTTCCCATTAACGTGCCACTTTTGTGGGATTTCGGAGCCCGAGTCTCCCGCTGTGCCCgcagagagcagagcctgcagcccaGGCCGCGGCTGGGCTGGGACCCtttccccagctgcccccatccctgctggctgcaccTGCACAACCTGGGAATTGTAAATCCTGCAGGTGGCACCTCGTAAACCTGCCTGGAGACCCTGGCTCTGCACGCAGCGTCCCCCGGGCAGCTTTACAGAGTGATGCCTGCTTgactggcagctgctgccacttTATGGGAAGCCAGCACATGTTCCCACTAAAAACCGGGAACGGCGGCTTGGGAAAAGCTCCCCGCCTGCGTGAGAGGCCTCAGCCCCACTCTCCATCTGGAAGGTAGCTCTTCCCAGCTTTTTCCAGCCACCTTGGATGTGCCTTGGATGTGATTCAGCGCCTTGGTTGGCTCTGTGGACACGGTGGCAGGACGGAGCACACCCCAAACCTGTTTCTCATGGAGAGCTGTCACGCCAGGTCATGGTGATGCTGAGCTGGGCACACAGGGGAGGGTTGGGTTGCAGAAAAGTCTTTTCAAAATTAAGAggcaaaaaaatcagaaatctggGAACGAGGTTGGGTGCCAGCTGTGATGACAAACTAGTCCGGAAGagaaaatcccatcccaaatctgGCCAAAGAAAGGAGCAGATGGGGGCAACTGGAGGGTCCTGCTGTAGCCTATGGAAAATGCAAAGATTAAGTCTTAAAGAAATTTTGGAAGCACTTGGATGGGCTATTTATTGAGTACAGTTGGTGAGGACACCACTCTGGAGTTGAATCCCACACCAGCATGCCCTGCCTGGGAAGTTTGGGATGACTCACATCCTGCAATGTTCAGGGATGATGATCCCACTCTATTTTTCAatgtttcctcctttttccagctGGCAGGTCACTGCTGAATCAAAGAGGAGCCAATGCTCTCTGACAGACAAGTGTCACAGCCATGAAGGGGGAACCAGAGTCTTGGGGACAACCACCAAAAGATCTGGAGATGTGGACAGGcacttttttcctgtctttattCAACAAGACCCCAAGTAAGTTTATTTACTCAGGTTTTGGCCATGGGAGTGTCTGCAAATGCCTGATTCATTCTCCACCCCTGTGCACGTCTCCTTTGCTGCCTGGTGCTACTCAGGCTGCACCCTCAACCcatatggaaaaaaaccactgacaTTTCAAAGAGGGTCGGGGAATCCTAAAGGTTGGAACAGCCCTCCAAgatgatcaagtccaacctttgaccgAACACCCCATGTCCACTCGACCATATCACAAAGTGGCatgcttctctgttttctgaatGCTTCCAcaggtggtgactccaccactttcctgggcagcctgttccaatgcttggcCACTCTTttagtgaagaattttttccttctattcaacctgaacctctcctgCCATAACTTGAGGGCGTTTTCCCTTGTCCTGTTGGtatttccctgggaaaagaggCCAACCTCACCTCTCCATAATCAATAGTTGCAACCACAGCACAAAGCAGCCACATCTCCAGAAATCCTTAAATTGTTTGGTGGAGGCTGAAGGACTGTGCCGGGGAAATTATCAGCAGATTGCTGTGCTCTTTCCAGTGCTGGCAGAGTGTGGAATTCCTGGACAGGCACAGTGTGGCTGCTCCTGTGAAATTCAGGGACAAATATCTTTTAATGCCAAGCAGAACTGGTCAATGAGGTGATGATGTTACTTTGAAAAAGCATCTGAGTGCATTTGGGGAAGGCTGCTTGTCTTTAGGGTTATGTATTCTGAttttcccaccaaaaaaaaaaaaaaaaaaagataaaaacaacaacaacaacaagaaagaAACCTGAGCTTTTCATGCAATCTTCTGTTTCAAAAATTGGCACTTGGAGAGAATTATCAAAAACTATTTGTCAGGCACTGACATTTGAGTCAGTCTTCAAGGAGGCAGTGAGGGAGGCTTATATGGGAAATCTCTGGAGAAACCCGTGTGCTCTGGGAGTTCTGGGCGAGTTGTGTTGAGAGCAGCTTTTGGAAAGCGGAGCTGCGAGTTCCACAAGCCACTGACAGGAATAACAGAGCATGGGGAGATGTTGTGCAACACTTCCAGACCTCAAAGGCTCAGCAGCTCACCACATTCCTGGGAAAAGCTTGGCTCCATTTCATTACTTATTTTTCCTGGAGAGGTGCACTGAACGTGGCTGGGGTATTGCTGGTGAGTGGGTCATGAGCTGGTGTCACCAGCCCAAAGGAGCCACGGGACATCCTGATCCTATGGAGAACCCCTGAAATGGAGAATAATATTTTATGCATTGAAAAATCTCATTCCCAGATGGAGAAACTGAAGCACCACCAGCATGTGGAGGAAGGATTAAATCTCACCAGGCTCATCCTAGTTCCAGAGTTGAGCTCTTGGTTAGTGCCCAGAAGGTCCTGGCTTCTTTGTGTCTTGGTGTAGTGCTCTCTGTGTGATATATCCTTCCaagaaaatgctgcttgttTAAAAGAGTGAGCCCCCTTTTTAAGGCATGATTTATGTTTTTGAGTGTAGGTCAAATAGCAGACACTTCTGATTAATGCAACGTCGAGAGAtggcaaaaaagaaataaaaaataataataaaaaaataaaatcacatgcCTCGGTGGGAAAAAGTATAAAGAACAAACATCCAGTGCTGTTCAACATTTTGGGAGGtggggaaaggagcaggaaagaTCATACCTAAACAGAAAGCCAAAGCCAGTGCTTGCAATTGCCAAGACATCAGCCAAAATGAAAGCACAACTGTGATGGCAGTAAAATCATGTATGAGTCATGATGGGCCAAGAAcaagtttgctttcttttcccccctcattgAACAGATGATGATTAAAAGATAAATCATGCCTGGAGTCAAATCAAGTGATTGGATTAAAGTTTAGTTGAGTATTTAGAGACTGTTTGGGACACAATGGAAAGCTAATTGAAAACTTACATTTGTGAGACCCTTGAACTCTCCAGCTCTTAATAAAATACTACTGCAAAGTACACAAGGGTTCCCTGTGGGAGAGATTCCTCTCCACAAGTGCTTTTGCTCCTCAGGTATGTGGAGAAATGGAATTCATTTTCTCGACAAGTTCACCAAAGAAAGGCATGTTCGTGATCGTAACTCAGCTAGTGCTCATGGTGCAGTAACTTAATCTGTTCAGCtcactgaaaagcagcaaagcaagaCAAAGGAAAGttatttcttggaaaaaaaaattaaaatgagaatttaaaCACTTCATTCTTTTAACTAGACTTTGTTCTTCTGAGCAGCTGGTATTCCAGAGCAACTGGCTGCCTGTACTGGGCTGAAGGGACTCTGGAGTCTTAAAAACGATGTAAAAATTCCTTCTAGATGTGCTGTAGTGGGAGATGTCATGCTTTATTTGGGCTAATAATGTAATTGTACTCTGGAATTACCCCCAGTTCTTAAGGAACATACCCAGCCTCCAAAGCATTGTCCTTTCTGGTGGAAATACCAGTGAAACCCACAAATGAAGAGAATAAACTCCCCTATGTCCTCACACACATGAACAGGCAGAAATGGAAAACCTGGCTCTTCATGTGACTTCTGTGACCAAGCACGAGCCTTCCTGGGGAATTCTGTAGGGAAGCTGCAGAAACTCTGTGGCCAGGTTCATTTGCCCCCTTTGCACTGTGATTCCCACGTACCAAAACTGGGTGATGGATGGGAGCATGGCAGAATTACCTCCTCCACGTGTGCAAGGTTTTGTACTTCTCTAACTACTTTGACCTTTGGAacagttgtttgggttttgtt
Encoded here:
- the LOC128790714 gene encoding helix-loop-helix protein 13-like codes for the protein MEELCYSFEEGDPTAECLLWEPADPDAQLENFLLECLAEPSWPGPEDAELDKRPVPPEPPGQPRQRRAANLRERRRMLSINAAFEELRGRVPTFPYERRLSKIDTLRLAIAYIALLGDILLSGCHPKAYVEQCLRSGGRSPQRAAWNTSDLTARLSWVKWD